DNA sequence from the Marinilongibacter aquaticus genome:
GGGATTTCCCTACCCCATGGCCCACCAATTCGCGTACTATACCGTATCCTTTGGATTCGTTGTACGATTGAATGGCATAGGCCAAATCTCCGATTCGTTTGCCCGGCCTGATCTCTTCCAAGCCCAACAAAAGCGATTCCTTTGTGCTTCGCAACAAATCCTTTACTTCCTGCCCTACTTCGCCCAATGCATAGCTATAGGCACTGTCGGCATGAAACCCGTCTTTGTAGACTCCACAATCAATGGATATCACATCACCATTTTCAAGAACTCTATTACTCGGAATGCCGTGCACTACCACTTCATTCATCGAGATACAAAGTGAGGAAGGAAAGCCATTATAACCCTTAAAAGAAGGCTTACCGCCATGATCCAAAATGAACTCTTCGGCAATTTCATCCAATTTCTTGGTACTCACCCCTTCTTCGATAGCCTTGGCTACCTCGGCATGGGCCTTGCCTAAGATTTCTCCATTCTGCCTAATTATCTCGGCCTGTTCGTCCGTTTTTAAAAGAATGGTTCTTTTCTTCCCCATTAATATTACTACTGAGTTACCACACTGGTCTGTCTACCTTGAAGGCGGCCAGACTGCATAAGTCCCTCGTATCTTTTCATTAACAAATAACTCTCAATTTGCTGCAAAGTATCCAACACTACCCCTACAAGGATAAGCAATGATGTACCTCCAAAAAACTGAGCGAAAACATTACTTACACCGAACATGCTCGCTATCGCTGGGAAAATCGCCACCAAAGACAAAAGCACCGCTCCTGGTAAAGTAATTCTATCCAAAATCGCAGCCAAATAATCAGAAGTGGCTACACCCGGCTTTATTCCTGGAATAAAACCACCGCTTCTTTTCATGTCGTCCGCAATCTGGTTTGGATTGATTGTAATGGCCGTATAGAAGAATGTAAATGCTATGATTAAGAAAGCATACAATGCATTATACTGCCAAGAGGTAAAGTCAGAGAAAACGGTCTGCACATTTGCCCAGAAATCACTTGTCTCCGAAAATAAGCTCGCCACTGCCGAAGGAATGAACATCAAAGCCTGACCGAAGATAATCGGCATTACGCCAGAGATATTCACTTTCAAAGGCAAGTATTGACGCTGCCCAGATACCATCTTGTTTCCTACAATCTGCTTGGCGTACTGTACCGGCACACGGCGAACCGCCTGCGTAATGGCCACAGCAAACACAACAACCAAGAACAAAACCACCATTTCAATGATGAAAAATAGAATCTGTCCTTCGTTTGTTCTTGCACCAAATTCTTGCACCAAACCTGCTGGAAGACGCGATACGATACCGATCATGATGATCATCGAAATCCCGTTTCCTACACCCTTCTCTGTCATACGCTCGCCCAACCACACGCACATCATTGTGCCGGCCACAAGCATTACTACTGAAGAGAAGTAAAAAAGACCTTGATTTACCGTAATGGCATCCGTAGGAATTGCAGTTTTCAAATACGTGAAACCTTGTACTGCTGTCACAGCCAAGGTTAACCAACGTGTGATTTGATTCAGCTTCTTACGGCCAGACTCCCCTTCTTTCTGCAATTTGCTGAAATACGGTAGAGCCAATCCCATCAATTGAATCGCAATCGATGCCGAGATGTAGGGCATAATACCCAATGCCATGATGGAGGCGTTACTAAAAGCACCTCCAACTAAAGTATCCAAAAGTCCCAATAAGCCATTTCCACCTGTTAAATCTTGCAAACGTGTGGGATCCACTCCAGGCAACACGATATAAGATCCAACTCTGAAAATTAATATGATCAAAAGGGTGTTGAGAATTCTATTCCTCAATTCTTCAATTGACCAAATGTTTTTGAGAGTCGTTATCAGTTTATTCATTATCAGGGTATTCGGCTAATTATTCTGGTCTTCCTCCATTCAATTT
Encoded proteins:
- the map gene encoding type I methionyl aminopeptidase is translated as MGKKRTILLKTDEQAEIIRQNGEILGKAHAEVAKAIEEGVSTKKLDEIAEEFILDHGGKPSFKGYNGFPSSLCISMNEVVVHGIPSNRVLENGDVISIDCGVYKDGFHADSAYSYALGEVGQEVKDLLRSTKESLLLGLEEIRPGKRIGDLAYAIQSYNESKGYGIVRELVGHGVGKSLHEAPEVPNFGRRGNGPQMKKGMVLAVEPMVTLGKRFVLQERDGWTIRTEDRKPAAHFEHTVLVTKDGFDKLTTFEYIEAVLKERNMLID
- the secY gene encoding preprotein translocase subunit SecY, yielding MNKLITTLKNIWSIEELRNRILNTLLIILIFRVGSYIVLPGVDPTRLQDLTGGNGLLGLLDTLVGGAFSNASIMALGIMPYISASIAIQLMGLALPYFSKLQKEGESGRKKLNQITRWLTLAVTAVQGFTYLKTAIPTDAITVNQGLFYFSSVVMLVAGTMMCVWLGERMTEKGVGNGISMIIMIGIVSRLPAGLVQEFGARTNEGQILFFIIEMVVLFLVVVFAVAITQAVRRVPVQYAKQIVGNKMVSGQRQYLPLKVNISGVMPIIFGQALMFIPSAVASLFSETSDFWANVQTVFSDFTSWQYNALYAFLIIAFTFFYTAITINPNQIADDMKRSGGFIPGIKPGVATSDYLAAILDRITLPGAVLLSLVAIFPAIASMFGVSNVFAQFFGGTSLLILVGVVLDTLQQIESYLLMKRYEGLMQSGRLQGRQTSVVTQ